From the genome of Pseudomonas sp. AB6, one region includes:
- the rsmA gene encoding 16S rRNA (adenine(1518)-N(6)/adenine(1519)-N(6))-dimethyltransferase RsmA, whose translation MTELFQHKARKRFGQNFLHDAGVIDKILRAIRAKPEDRLLEIGPGQGALTEGLLSSDAQLDVVELDKDLIPILIHQFGSKPNFRLHQGDALKFDFTSLNAAPSSLRVVGNLPYNISTPLIFLLLQNAGLIRDMHFMLQKEVVQRMAAGPGGGDYGRLSIMVQYHCRVEHLFNVGPGAFNPPPKVDSAIVRLVPHEILPHPAKDHRALERVVREAFNQRRKTLRNTLKALLTNDEIIAAGVDGSLRPEQLDLAAFVRLADKLSDQPITE comes from the coding sequence ATGACCGAGTTATTTCAACACAAGGCGCGTAAGCGTTTTGGACAAAACTTCCTGCACGACGCTGGCGTAATCGACAAAATCCTGCGGGCTATTCGTGCAAAACCGGAAGACCGTTTACTGGAAATCGGGCCGGGCCAAGGCGCCCTGACCGAAGGCCTGCTGAGCAGCGATGCGCAACTGGACGTGGTTGAGTTGGACAAGGATTTGATCCCAATTCTGATTCACCAATTCGGGAGTAAGCCCAACTTTCGTTTGCATCAAGGTGATGCATTGAAGTTCGACTTCACCAGCCTGAATGCTGCACCGAGTAGCTTGCGCGTAGTGGGAAACCTCCCATACAACATCTCGACACCGCTCATCTTCTTGCTGTTGCAAAACGCGGGCTTGATTCGCGACATGCACTTCATGCTGCAAAAAGAAGTGGTTCAACGCATGGCTGCAGGCCCAGGCGGTGGTGACTACGGCCGCCTGTCGATCATGGTCCAGTACCATTGCCGCGTTGAACACTTGTTCAACGTTGGCCCCGGTGCGTTCAACCCGCCGCCGAAAGTTGACTCAGCGATTGTCCGTCTGGTACCACATGAAATCTTGCCACACCCGGCAAAGGATCACCGTGCGCTTGAGCGTGTTGTCCGCGAAGCCTTTAACCAGCGTCGGAAAACCTTGCGCAATACCCTAAAAGCTCTGCTGACCAACGACGAGATCATTGCTGCTGGCGTCGATGGCAGTCTGCGACCTGAACAACTGGATCTCGCCGCCTTCGTCCGACTCGCGGATAAACTCAGTGATCAACCTATCACCGAGTAG
- the apaG gene encoding Co2+/Mg2+ efflux protein ApaG — protein sequence MSDPRYQVDVSVVTRFLVEQSQPEQNRFAFAYTVTVHNSGELPAKLLSRHWVITDGDGHVEEVRGDGVVGQQPLIKSGHSHTYSSGTVMMTKVGNMQGSYQMLAEDGKRFDAVIAPFRLAMPGALH from the coding sequence ATGTCCGATCCTCGCTATCAAGTAGACGTCAGCGTCGTTACGCGCTTCCTCGTAGAGCAGTCACAACCCGAGCAAAATCGTTTTGCTTTTGCATACACGGTCACCGTTCATAACAGTGGAGAGTTACCGGCCAAGTTGCTTTCCAGGCACTGGGTCATCACCGACGGTGATGGCCATGTCGAGGAAGTTCGTGGCGATGGTGTAGTTGGGCAGCAACCCCTGATCAAGTCGGGGCACAGCCATACCTACAGCAGCGGCACCGTAATGATGACTAAAGTCGGCAATATGCAGGGAAGTTATCAAATGCTTGCAGAAGACGGTAAGCGCTTCGACGCCGTGATAGCCCCATTTCGTCTGGCCATGCCGGGCGCCCTGCACTGA
- a CDS encoding alpha/beta hydrolase family protein — protein MSYTFRASLPTLCLSLILPCALPVMAATQAPTKDSATQAAPPERQRLLERSQEDAAALRRQLPSEEVQQLQAGDETFVALWKPANIDQPKGVVIIVPGADESADWPQVVGPLRRRFPDEGWGSLSLSLPDTPNTGSLPRIEDVVAAAPAKDAKVATAPKSTEPDNTAEADAAASVARAAAADEQAKAEAERIFARIESGIAYAKQQKARGIVLLGHGSGAYWAARFVNERPLPLVQKLILVSAQEPLNAKPTLDKFATTLKVKTADFVYQDLTQNRNTAQQRLKASKRTKNPDYTQVTLTTLPGDSPAQQEQLLRRVRGWLEPK, from the coding sequence ATGTCCTACACCTTTCGCGCATCGCTTCCCACATTGTGCCTGTCGCTGATTCTACCGTGTGCTCTGCCCGTGATGGCGGCTACTCAGGCGCCCACTAAAGATTCAGCCACTCAAGCCGCACCGCCTGAACGTCAACGGTTGCTTGAGCGCAGTCAGGAGGATGCTGCGGCCCTACGACGCCAACTGCCGTCTGAAGAAGTGCAGCAGCTGCAAGCGGGTGATGAAACGTTTGTCGCGTTGTGGAAACCGGCGAACATCGACCAACCCAAAGGCGTGGTCATTATCGTCCCAGGCGCGGACGAGTCGGCAGATTGGCCTCAAGTTGTCGGTCCATTGCGACGCAGGTTCCCTGATGAAGGCTGGGGTAGCTTAAGTCTCTCACTGCCGGATACACCAAATACCGGCAGTTTGCCGCGTATTGAGGACGTAGTGGCCGCAGCGCCGGCTAAAGACGCTAAAGTTGCCACCGCTCCAAAAAGCACAGAACCCGACAACACCGCCGAAGCTGACGCTGCGGCCAGCGTAGCCCGCGCGGCGGCGGCGGATGAACAGGCTAAAGCCGAAGCAGAGCGTATCTTCGCCCGAATCGAAAGTGGCATTGCTTATGCGAAACAGCAAAAGGCGCGCGGCATCGTATTGCTTGGGCACGGTAGCGGGGCCTATTGGGCCGCCCGATTCGTCAATGAGCGACCTTTGCCGTTGGTACAAAAACTGATATTGGTCAGCGCGCAAGAACCCCTGAACGCCAAGCCCACCTTGGACAAGTTTGCGACGACGCTCAAAGTCAAAACTGCGGATTTCGTTTACCAGGATTTGACGCAAAACCGCAATACAGCGCAGCAACGTCTAAAGGCCAGTAAACGCACGAAAAACCCTGATTATACGCAAGTGACCTTGACCACACTGCCCGGAGACAGCCCCGCGCAGCAGGAACAGCTATTACGCCGCGTTCGAGGATGGCTGGAGCCCAAATAG
- a CDS encoding aminoglycoside phosphotransferase family protein encodes MPDQDVRLQHLKVWLDKQLSALFTAQDWGAVPPATLTAASSDASFRRYFRWEGAGQTFIVMDAPPPQENCKPFVDIANLLSKSGINVPKIYAEDLTRGFLLLNDLGHKTYLDVIDAQNADALFADAFDTLLAYQQLPMDAPLPSYDVALLRRELELFPEWYVKRHLGIEMDSAQLALWERASDRLIDSALAQPKVLVHRDYMPRNLMVSEPNPGVLDFQDAVYGPVTYDVTCLFKDAFLSWPEERVQGWLLTYWRAALSLGIPVQETFEDFLRASDLMGVQRHLKVIGIFARICHRDGKPRYMADVPRFFAYIEVVLARRPELAELGELLASLRQPVGAVL; translated from the coding sequence ATGCCAGATCAAGATGTACGCCTGCAACACCTGAAAGTTTGGCTCGATAAGCAGTTGTCAGCGTTGTTCACGGCGCAAGATTGGGGCGCCGTACCCCCGGCCACGTTGACTGCGGCCAGTAGCGATGCCAGTTTTCGACGGTATTTCCGTTGGGAGGGTGCCGGTCAAACTTTTATTGTCATGGACGCACCTCCACCCCAAGAAAACTGTAAACCGTTCGTGGATATCGCTAATTTATTAAGTAAATCAGGAATTAATGTTCCGAAAATATATGCCGAAGACCTTACTCGTGGCTTTCTTTTGCTCAACGACCTGGGTCACAAGACCTATCTCGATGTGATCGATGCCCAAAATGCAGACGCATTGTTTGCCGATGCGTTCGATACGTTGTTGGCCTATCAACAGTTGCCTATGGATGCGCCGCTGCCCAGCTATGACGTTGCGTTGCTGCGTCGCGAGCTTGAACTGTTTCCTGAATGGTACGTAAAGCGCCATTTGGGTATCGAGATGGACTCGGCACAGTTGGCGCTTTGGGAGCGAGCCAGTGATCGTCTGATCGACAGTGCATTGGCGCAGCCGAAGGTATTGGTACACCGTGACTACATGCCGCGCAATTTGATGGTCAGTGAGCCGAATCCTGGGGTGCTGGATTTTCAGGATGCGGTCTACGGGCCTGTGACTTATGACGTGACGTGTCTGTTCAAGGATGCGTTTCTGAGTTGGCCTGAAGAACGGGTCCAGGGTTGGCTGCTGACGTATTGGCGGGCGGCTTTGAGTTTGGGTATTCCGGTGCAAGAGACCTTTGAAGATTTTCTGCGGGCCAGCGATCTGATGGGCGTGCAGCGGCATTTGAAAGTGATCGGCATTTTTGCGCGTATTTGCCATCGTGACGGTAAACCCCGCTACATGGCCGATGTGCCCCGTTTTTTTGCTTATATAGAAGTTGTATTGGCACGACGACCGGAATTGGCTGAGCTGGGCGAACTGTTGGCAAGTCTGCGTCAACCCGTTGGAGCGGTTTTATGA
- the murU gene encoding N-acetylmuramate alpha-1-phosphate uridylyltransferase MurU, translating to MKAMILAAGKGERLRPLTLHTPKPLVRVGNAPLIEYHLRALYAAGFTEVVINHAWLGQQIEDCLGDGERFGLSIRYSPESEPLETGGGIFRALPLLGDRPFLVVNGDIWTDYDFTNLHRPIAGLAHLVLVDNPAHHLAGDFALVEGRVEPSQTVPRLTYSGMAIVHPQLFDGCEAGAFKLAPLLRSAMAHDLVSGEHFVGRWVDVGTHERIAEVERLIAVSC from the coding sequence ATGAAGGCGATGATTCTCGCCGCAGGCAAGGGTGAACGCTTACGTCCTTTGACCTTGCACACACCTAAGCCGTTGGTGCGTGTGGGGAACGCGCCATTGATTGAATATCACCTGCGGGCCTTGTACGCGGCCGGCTTTACCGAGGTAGTGATTAACCACGCATGGCTTGGTCAACAGATCGAGGACTGCCTCGGCGACGGGGAACGGTTTGGCCTAAGCATTCGTTACTCGCCAGAGAGCGAGCCGTTGGAAACCGGTGGCGGAATTTTTCGCGCTCTGCCCTTACTGGGCGATAGACCGTTTCTGGTCGTCAACGGAGACATCTGGACCGACTACGATTTCACCAACTTACATCGGCCTATCGCCGGTTTGGCGCACTTAGTGCTCGTGGATAATCCTGCGCATCACCTGGCAGGTGACTTCGCGCTGGTGGAAGGTCGGGTTGAACCCAGTCAGACGGTTCCGCGGTTGACCTACAGTGGCATGGCTATTGTGCATCCGCAGCTGTTCGACGGCTGCGAGGCGGGGGCTTTCAAGCTAGCGCCGTTGTTACGCTCGGCCATGGCGCACGATTTGGTTTCAGGTGAGCATTTCGTCGGACGCTGGGTGGATGTCGGTACACATGAACGGATTGCTGAAGTTGAGCGATTGATTGCGGTGAGTTGCTAG
- a CDS encoding DnaJ domain-containing protein: MLWPTTVIGAGVGFAIASIPGALLGALLGQALDRRMALHSWAHMRQRLGGRSVPRDDELLFILLGRLAKNNGRVVDGHIQQAREEMRRMDLSEPAQRRAILAFNRGKKGRERLRGYLRRMKTQPHAAEGLLRACWRMAWADGKVSLEERELILLWGKWLGWTTIKVQTLASEYDPQKRPLGVSVDVYQDALRLLGVQADAEPTQIKRAYRRLLSRHHPDKVAGNGASVLQVREATDRTQELHQAYTLIREQRNFR; encoded by the coding sequence ATGCTGTGGCCTACTACCGTGATCGGCGCCGGAGTCGGGTTTGCTATCGCCAGTATTCCGGGGGCGCTACTGGGTGCACTGCTCGGTCAAGCCTTGGACCGGCGTATGGCGCTGCACAGCTGGGCCCATATGCGTCAGCGATTGGGGGGCCGTTCTGTACCCCGTGACGACGAGTTGCTGTTCATCCTGTTGGGTCGTCTGGCGAAGAACAATGGCCGGGTTGTGGATGGTCACATTCAGCAGGCGCGCGAGGAAATGCGTCGAATGGACTTGAGTGAGCCAGCTCAACGGCGGGCGATCTTGGCGTTCAATCGAGGCAAAAAAGGACGTGAACGGCTACGCGGCTATTTGCGTCGTATGAAAACCCAGCCGCATGCGGCCGAAGGATTATTGCGAGCGTGTTGGCGCATGGCCTGGGCTGACGGCAAAGTTTCACTGGAGGAGCGCGAGTTGATCCTGCTATGGGGCAAGTGGCTCGGCTGGACGACTATAAAGGTTCAGACACTTGCCAGTGAATATGACCCGCAGAAAAGGCCGCTCGGTGTCAGCGTTGATGTTTATCAAGATGCGTTGCGCTTGTTGGGTGTGCAGGCGGACGCTGAGCCGACACAGATCAAACGCGCCTACCGACGTCTACTCAGTCGCCATCATCCCGACAAAGTCGCAGGGAATGGGGCCAGTGTCTTGCAGGTGCGAGAGGCGACCGACAGAACCCAAGAGCTGCATCAGGCCTACACCTTGATTCGTGAACAACGGAATTTCCGCTAA
- the pdxA gene encoding 4-hydroxythreonine-4-phosphate dehydrogenase PdxA: MKAKRFALTPGEPAGIGPDLCLLLASHPQPHPLIAITSHDLLIERAVQLGVAVNLIRVTPDAWPDLPAPAGSLYVWDTPLNISVVAGELNKANAAFVLQTLARAGQGCIDGDFAGMITAPVHKGVINDSGIPFSGHTEFLADLTHTEQVVMMLATGDLRVALVTTHLPLRAVADAITSERLERVTRILHADLVHKFGIAQPRILVCGLNPHAGEGGHLGREEIDIIEPTLERLRSEGLDLRGPLPADTLFTPKYLEHCDAVLAMYHDQGLPVLKYKGFGAAVNVTLGLPIIRTSVDHGTALDLAGSGKVDTGSLKVALETAYQMAETRQ; this comes from the coding sequence GTGAAAGCAAAACGTTTTGCTCTAACACCCGGCGAGCCGGCAGGCATAGGTCCAGACCTATGCCTGTTGCTCGCGTCACACCCTCAGCCGCACCCCCTGATTGCCATTACCAGCCACGATCTGCTTATCGAGCGGGCCGTGCAACTGGGCGTGGCTGTCAATTTAATCAGGGTAACGCCTGACGCTTGGCCAGACCTACCCGCCCCGGCCGGCAGCCTGTATGTATGGGATACGCCGCTGAATATAAGCGTCGTTGCCGGGGAGCTGAATAAAGCCAACGCAGCGTTCGTGCTGCAAACCCTGGCCCGTGCAGGACAAGGCTGTATCGACGGCGACTTTGCGGGAATGATCACCGCCCCTGTGCACAAGGGTGTGATCAACGACTCCGGCATTCCTTTTTCAGGCCATACCGAATTCCTGGCCGACCTGACGCACACCGAACAGGTTGTGATGATGCTCGCTACCGGGGACTTGCGGGTTGCGCTGGTCACGACTCACTTGCCATTGCGTGCTGTTGCTGACGCGATCACTTCTGAGCGCCTCGAGCGGGTCACGCGAATACTGCACGCCGACTTAGTCCATAAATTCGGCATCGCCCAACCACGTATTCTGGTCTGCGGGCTTAACCCTCATGCCGGAGAAGGTGGCCATTTGGGCCGCGAAGAAATCGACATTATTGAACCTACTCTGGAGCGCCTGCGCAGCGAGGGCCTTGATTTACGGGGCCCGCTGCCTGCCGACACTCTGTTTACCCCCAAATATCTGGAGCACTGCGATGCAGTGCTGGCGATGTACCATGACCAGGGTTTGCCTGTACTGAAGTACAAAGGTTTCGGCGCCGCCGTCAACGTGACCCTCGGCCTGCCGATCATCCGCACGTCGGTGGATCATGGCACCGCGCTGGATCTAGCTGGCAGTGGCAAGGTCGATACCGGCAGTTTGAAGGTTGCCCTGGAAACCGCCTATCAGATGGCCGAGACCCGTCAATGA
- a CDS encoding peptidylprolyl isomerase produces the protein MNVKTKLSNCLRPLMLGALLLGTAANAEVQSLDKVVAIVDNDVIMQSQLDKRVHEVQQTIAKRGGGVPPASVLDQQVMERLIVENLQLQIGDRSGIRITDEELNQAVGTIAQRNNMSIDQFRAALTHDGLSYEDARDQIRREMIISRVRQRRVAERIQVSEQEVKNFLASDMGKMQMSEEYHLANILIATPDSASSDAIQAASHQAQDIYQQLKKGADFSQLAIAKSKSDNALDGGDMGWRKGAQLPPPFDTLLSNMTVGDITQPTRTPGGFIILKLMEKRGGQGQAQMKDEVHVRHILIKPSEIRSEDETHRLAERLYERIKNGEDFSELAKSFSEDPGSALNGGDLNWVDPNQLVPEFRAVMADSPVGVLSKPFKTAYGWHILEVLGRRATDSSTEAREEQAKTALRNRKYDEELQTWLRQIRDEAYVEIKLPPADQPDQADQATK, from the coding sequence GTGAACGTGAAGACCAAGCTTTCTAACTGTCTGCGCCCACTGATGTTGGGCGCGTTACTCCTGGGCACCGCAGCAAATGCTGAAGTGCAGTCCCTCGACAAGGTTGTGGCCATCGTCGACAACGACGTGATCATGCAAAGTCAACTGGATAAACGAGTCCACGAAGTTCAGCAGACCATCGCCAAACGCGGTGGCGGCGTGCCTCCAGCGAGTGTGCTGGATCAGCAAGTGATGGAGCGTTTGATCGTTGAGAACCTGCAACTGCAAATCGGTGATCGCTCCGGTATACGAATCACCGACGAAGAGCTGAACCAAGCGGTTGGCACTATCGCCCAACGTAACAATATGTCGATAGATCAGTTTCGTGCTGCGCTGACTCATGACGGCTTGTCTTATGAAGACGCTCGTGACCAGATTCGCCGGGAAATGATCATCAGCCGCGTCCGTCAACGTCGAGTGGCAGAGCGCATTCAAGTATCGGAGCAAGAAGTGAAAAACTTCTTGGCATCCGACATGGGCAAGATGCAAATGTCCGAGGAGTATCACCTCGCCAACATTCTGATCGCGACCCCGGACAGTGCTTCCTCGGACGCCATCCAGGCCGCGAGCCATCAAGCTCAGGATATTTACCAGCAGCTTAAGAAGGGCGCTGACTTCAGCCAGTTGGCCATCGCTAAATCCAAAAGCGACAATGCGCTCGACGGCGGTGATATGGGCTGGCGCAAAGGCGCGCAGTTGCCACCTCCCTTTGACACGTTGCTCAGCAACATGACAGTTGGTGACATCACCCAACCCACGCGCACTCCCGGCGGTTTTATTATTTTGAAACTGATGGAAAAGCGCGGCGGCCAGGGCCAAGCACAGATGAAAGACGAAGTTCACGTTCGCCACATCCTGATCAAACCGAGTGAAATTCGTAGCGAAGACGAAACTCATCGCCTGGCTGAGCGCTTGTATGAGCGCATCAAAAATGGCGAAGATTTCAGTGAGTTGGCAAAAAGTTTCTCTGAAGACCCTGGCTCGGCGCTCAACGGCGGCGATCTGAATTGGGTTGATCCGAACCAACTGGTGCCGGAATTCCGCGCTGTCATGGCCGACAGCCCAGTAGGTGTGTTGTCCAAACCGTTCAAGACTGCTTACGGTTGGCACATCCTGGAAGTCCTTGGCCGTCGCGCTACCGACAGCAGTACCGAAGCGCGTGAAGAACAAGCCAAAACTGCGTTACGTAATCGTAAATACGATGAAGAGCTGCAAACCTGGCTACGCCAGATTCGTGATGAAGCTTACGTTGAAATCAAGCTTCCTCCTGCCGATCAGCCAGACCAGGCTGACCAGGCCACAAAGTGA